In Salmo salar chromosome ssa03, Ssal_v3.1, whole genome shotgun sequence, a single genomic region encodes these proteins:
- the abcf2a gene encoding ATP-binding cassette sub-family F member 2 isoform X1, with the protein MQRDTSPSHRVDQDVDCGLWNVVPLLFKLCEVSGYWWGLEHAVVHIDPEHSKYAQIVRCLVEFSFSRFAAAMPSDLAKKKAQKKKEAAKSRQKAKKPGEDGEGEKPDQGQQNGAESNGVDILTKEMDEFELKKTEARAVTGVLASHPNSTDVHVASLSLTFHGQELLQDTSLELNSGRRYGLIGLNGTGKSMLLSAIGHREIPIPEHIDIYHLTREMAPSDKTALQCVMEVDEERIHLEKEAERLASEDSECEKLMELYERLEELDADKAEVRASQILHGLGFTAAMQQKKLKDFSGGWRMRVALARALFLKPFMLLLDEPTNHLDLDACVWLEEELSQFKRILVLISHSQDFLNGVCTNIMHLHERKLKYYTGNYDQYIKTREELEENQMKRFNWEQDQIKHMKNYIARFGHGSAKLARQAQSKEKTLQKMVASGLTESVSNDKTLSFCFPPCGKIPPPVIMVQNVSFKYSDDQPHIYKNLEFGIDLDTRVALVGPNGAGKSTLLKLLTGELLPTDGMIRKNSHVKIGRYHQHLTEQLELDLSPLDYMMKCYPEIKEREEMRKIIGRYGLTGKQQVNPIRNLSDGQKCRVCFAWLAGQNAHMLFLDEPTNHLDIETIDALADAINEYEGGMMLVSHDFRLIQQVAQEIWVCEKQTITKWNRDILAYKHHLKKKIDKNSHGV; encoded by the exons atgcagcgcgacacatctccttcacatagagttgatcaggatgttgattgtggcctgtggaatgttgttccactcctcttcaagctatgcgaagtttctggatattggtggggaCTGGAACACGccgtcgtacacatcgatccggAGCATTCCAAATATGCTCAAATAGTgagatgtctg GTTGAATTTTCTTTCTCGAGGTTCGCAGCAGCCATGCCctccgacctggccaagaagaAGGCGCAGAAGAAGAAGGAAGCCGCCAAATCCCGACAGAAGGCCAAAAAACCAggagaggacggagagggagagaaaccagatCAAGGCCAGCAGAATGGAGCAGAAAGCAACG GAGTGGATATCCTGACCAAGGAGATGGACGAGTTTGAGCTGAAGAAAACTGAGGCGCGGGCGGTGACCGGCGTGCTGGCGTCGCACCCAAACAGCACGGACGTCCACGTCGCCAGCTTGTCGCTCACCTTCCACGGGCAGGAGCTGCTGCAGGACACCAGCCTGGAGCTCAACTCGGGCCGTCGCTATGGCCTCATTGGCCTCAACGGCACTG GTAAATCCATGTTGCTGTCAGCCATTGGCCACCGCGAGATACCTATCCCAGAGCACATTGACATTTACCACCTGACCCGTGAGATGGCGCCCAGCGACAAGACGGCCCTGCAGTGTGTCATGGAGGTGGACGAGGAGAGGATCCATCTGGAGAAGGAGGCAGAGCGCCTGGCCTCCGAGGACT CTGAGTGTGAGAAGCTGATGGAGCTGTACGAGCGTCTGGAGGAGCTGGACGCAGACAAGGCCGAGGTACGGGCCTCCCAGATCCTCCACGGCCTGGGCTTTACCGCCGCCATGCAGCAGAAGAAGCTTAAGGACTTCAGCGGAGGCTGGAGGATGCGTGTCGCTCTGGCCAG AGCTCTGTTCTTGAAGCCCTTCATGTTGCTGCTGGATGAGCCCACCAACCATCTGGACCTGGATGCCTGTGTGTGGCTGGAGGAGGAGCTTAGCCA ATTTAAACGTATTTTGGTCCTGATTTCCCATTCGCAAGACTTCCTTAACGGCGTGTGCACCAACATCATGCACTTACACGAGCGCAAGCTGAAATACTACACG GGCAACTACGACCAGtacataaagaccagggaggagcTGGAAGAGAACCAGATGAAGAGATTCAACTGGGAGCAGGACCAGATCAAACACATGAAG AACTACATAGCCCGGTTTGGGCACGGCTCAGCCAAGCTTGCTCGCCAAGCCCAGAGTAAAGAGAAAACCCTGCAGAAGATGGTGGCCTCTGGCCTGACTGAGAGTGTTTCTAATGACAAA ACCCTGTCATTTTGTTTTCCTCCCTGTGGGAAGATTCCCCCTCCGGTCATCATGGTACAGAATGTCAGCTTCAAGTACTCTGATGACCAG CCCCATATATACAAGAACCTTGAGTTTGGCATAGACCTCGACACCCGAGTGGCCCTTGTGGGGCCCAACGGGGCCGGGAAGTCCACCCTGCTCAAACTTCTCACTGGAGAG ctcctccctaCTGACGGTATGATTCGCAAGAACTCCCACGTCAAGATTGGCAGATATCACCAG CATCTTACAGAGCAGCTGGAACTCGACCTCTCGCCCCTGGATTACATGATGAAGTGTTACCCAGAGATCAAGgaaagggaggagatgaggaagaTCATTGGCCGCTATGGGCTGACAGGCAAACAGCAG GTGAACCCCATCAGAAACCTATCTGATGGGCAGAAGTGCCGGGTGTGCtttgcctggctggctggtcagaATGCCCACATGCTCTTCCTGGATGAGCCCACCAATCACTTGGACATCGAGACCATTGACGCCCTGGCCGACGCCATCAACGAGTACGAGGGCGGCATGATGTTGGTTAGCCACGACTTCAGGCTCATCCAGCAG GTGGCCCAGGAGATCTGGGTTTGTGAAAAGCAGACCATCACCAAATGGAACCGGGACATCTTGGCTTACAAACACCATCTGAAAAAGAAGATTGACAAAAATTCGCATGGcgtataa
- the bfsp2 gene encoding phakinin isoform X2: protein MPLPRRRSSFLNQPAAKERPGSANTRVGTAGITNAPRGVFVGTAPTGVTSSMGTRVSRRALGISSVFLQGLRSTAVPVMPHGVGTGGRQYPGGAESLNSCLMEYRDKVRALEQLNQQLEEQIKHCLDRKASSAGAWGPLRQDWEDVYRHVSESILANARLMLQTENVQANAEDFKDRYENEQPFRKAMEEEISSLYKVIDDANLTKSDLESQMDSMRAELRDMACNHEEDVRVLYKQMAGGEMDEPDAPIETNLDQILAYIRSHWERVIEKNRAETDAYLECKQAESVGSKLSREEEELESLKTECNDAGCKIQSLQAQTESIRALKRGLENSLNDARHWHDIELQNLGSVIGKLESELGDVHGDIEQQRRDYETLLSNKMRLELEIGTYHGILDGEESRYHPSMLQHI from the exons ATGCCTCTGCCGAGACGTCGATCCTCCTTCCTGAACCAACCTGCCGCCAAGGAGCGCCCAGGTAGTGCCAACACCAGGGTTGGCACCGCAGGCATCACCAATGCCCCCCGGGGCGTCTTTGTGGGGACGGCCCCCACGGGCGTCACCTCCAGCATGGGCACGCGAGTGTCGCGACGCGCCCTGGGCATCAGCAGTGTGTTCCTGCAGGGGCTGAGGAGCACGGCCGTGCCTGTGATGCCCCACGGGGTCGGGACCGGTGGCAGGCAGTACCCCGGGGGTGCCGAGAGCCTCAACAGCTGCCTGATGGAGTACAGGGACAAGGTGCGCGCCCTGGAGCAGCTCAACCAGCAGCTGGAGGAGCAGATCAAACACTGCCTGGATCGTAAGGCGTCCAGCGCCGGAGCCTGGGGCCCCCTCAGACAAGACTGGGAGGATGTTTACAGACAT GTTAGTGAGTCCATCCTTGCCAATGCCAGGCTAATGCTGCAGACAGAGAATGTGCAGGCCAACGCTGAGGACTTCAAGGACCG GTATGAGAATGAACAGCCATTCAGGAAGGCGATGGAGGAGGAGATCAGTTCTCTGTACAAGGTGATTGACGACGCCAACCTGACCAAGTCGGACCTGGAGAGCCAGATGGACAGCATGAGGGCTGAGCTTCGGGACATGGCCTGCAACCACGAGGAG GACGTGAGGGTGCTCTACAAGCAGATGGCAGGTGGCGAGATGGACGAGCCGGACGCTCCCATTGAGACCAATCTGGACCAGATACTGGCCTACATTCGCTCCCACTGGGAAAGAGTCATCGAGAAGAACCGTGCCGAGACCGACGCCTATCTGGAATGCAAG cagGCGGAGAGTGTGGGCAGTAAACTGAGCCGTGAGGAGGAAGAGCTGGAGAGTCTGAAGACAGAGTGTAACGATGCTGGCTGTAAGATCCAGAGTCTGCAGGCCCAAACTGAGTCCATCAGAGCACTG AAGCGAGGTCTGGAGAACTCCCTGAACGACGCCAGGCATTGGCACGACATCGAGCTGCAGAACCTGGGATCCGTCATTGGCAAGCTGGAGTCGGAGCTGGGTGACGTCCACGGCGACATCGAACAACAGCGTCGCGACTATGAGACGTTGCTGAGCAACAAAATGCGTCTGGAGCTGGAAATCGGCACCTACCACGGCATCTTGGACGGGGAGGAGAGCCGCTACCACCCCTCCAT GCTCCAACACATCTAG
- the bfsp2 gene encoding phakinin isoform X1 translates to MPLPRRRSSFLNQPAAKERPGSANTRVGTAGITNAPRGVFVGTAPTGVTSSMGTRVSRRALGISSVFLQGLRSTAVPVMPHGVGTGGRQYPGGAESLNSCLMEYRDKVRALEQLNQQLEEQIKHCLDRKASSAGAWGPLRQDWEDVYRHVSESILANARLMLQTENVQANAEDFKDRYENEQPFRKAMEEEISSLYKVIDDANLTKSDLESQMDSMRAELRDMACNHEEDVRVLYKQMAGGEMDEPDAPIETNLDQILAYIRSHWERVIEKNRAETDAYLECKQAESVGSKLSREEEELESLKTECNDAGCKIQSLQAQTESIRALKRGLENSLNDARHWHDIELQNLGSVIGKLESELGDVHGDIEQQRRDYETLLSNKMRLELEIGTYHGILDGEESRYHPSMCTGASEPKGKQSPLPPLSEPYGSPALQGSNTSSP, encoded by the exons ATGCCTCTGCCGAGACGTCGATCCTCCTTCCTGAACCAACCTGCCGCCAAGGAGCGCCCAGGTAGTGCCAACACCAGGGTTGGCACCGCAGGCATCACCAATGCCCCCCGGGGCGTCTTTGTGGGGACGGCCCCCACGGGCGTCACCTCCAGCATGGGCACGCGAGTGTCGCGACGCGCCCTGGGCATCAGCAGTGTGTTCCTGCAGGGGCTGAGGAGCACGGCCGTGCCTGTGATGCCCCACGGGGTCGGGACCGGTGGCAGGCAGTACCCCGGGGGTGCCGAGAGCCTCAACAGCTGCCTGATGGAGTACAGGGACAAGGTGCGCGCCCTGGAGCAGCTCAACCAGCAGCTGGAGGAGCAGATCAAACACTGCCTGGATCGTAAGGCGTCCAGCGCCGGAGCCTGGGGCCCCCTCAGACAAGACTGGGAGGATGTTTACAGACAT GTTAGTGAGTCCATCCTTGCCAATGCCAGGCTAATGCTGCAGACAGAGAATGTGCAGGCCAACGCTGAGGACTTCAAGGACCG GTATGAGAATGAACAGCCATTCAGGAAGGCGATGGAGGAGGAGATCAGTTCTCTGTACAAGGTGATTGACGACGCCAACCTGACCAAGTCGGACCTGGAGAGCCAGATGGACAGCATGAGGGCTGAGCTTCGGGACATGGCCTGCAACCACGAGGAG GACGTGAGGGTGCTCTACAAGCAGATGGCAGGTGGCGAGATGGACGAGCCGGACGCTCCCATTGAGACCAATCTGGACCAGATACTGGCCTACATTCGCTCCCACTGGGAAAGAGTCATCGAGAAGAACCGTGCCGAGACCGACGCCTATCTGGAATGCAAG cagGCGGAGAGTGTGGGCAGTAAACTGAGCCGTGAGGAGGAAGAGCTGGAGAGTCTGAAGACAGAGTGTAACGATGCTGGCTGTAAGATCCAGAGTCTGCAGGCCCAAACTGAGTCCATCAGAGCACTG AAGCGAGGTCTGGAGAACTCCCTGAACGACGCCAGGCATTGGCACGACATCGAGCTGCAGAACCTGGGATCCGTCATTGGCAAGCTGGAGTCGGAGCTGGGTGACGTCCACGGCGACATCGAACAACAGCGTCGCGACTATGAGACGTTGCTGAGCAACAAAATGCGTCTGGAGCTGGAAATCGGCACCTACCACGGCATCTTGGACGGGGAGGAGAGCCGCTACCACCCCTCCAT GTGCACAGGTGCATCAGAGCCCAAGGGGAAAcaatctccccttcctcccctttCAGAGCCCTATGGCAGCCCAGCCCTCCAAG GCTCCAACACATCTAGTCCCTAG
- the abcf2a gene encoding ATP-binding cassette sub-family F member 2 isoform X2, with product MPSDLAKKKAQKKKEAAKSRQKAKKPGEDGEGEKPDQGQQNGAESNGVDILTKEMDEFELKKTEARAVTGVLASHPNSTDVHVASLSLTFHGQELLQDTSLELNSGRRYGLIGLNGTGKSMLLSAIGHREIPIPEHIDIYHLTREMAPSDKTALQCVMEVDEERIHLEKEAERLASEDSECEKLMELYERLEELDADKAEVRASQILHGLGFTAAMQQKKLKDFSGGWRMRVALARALFLKPFMLLLDEPTNHLDLDACVWLEEELSQFKRILVLISHSQDFLNGVCTNIMHLHERKLKYYTGNYDQYIKTREELEENQMKRFNWEQDQIKHMKNYIARFGHGSAKLARQAQSKEKTLQKMVASGLTESVSNDKTLSFCFPPCGKIPPPVIMVQNVSFKYSDDQPHIYKNLEFGIDLDTRVALVGPNGAGKSTLLKLLTGELLPTDGMIRKNSHVKIGRYHQHLTEQLELDLSPLDYMMKCYPEIKEREEMRKIIGRYGLTGKQQVNPIRNLSDGQKCRVCFAWLAGQNAHMLFLDEPTNHLDIETIDALADAINEYEGGMMLVSHDFRLIQQVAQEIWVCEKQTITKWNRDILAYKHHLKKKIDKNSHGV from the exons ATGCCctccgacctggccaagaagaAGGCGCAGAAGAAGAAGGAAGCCGCCAAATCCCGACAGAAGGCCAAAAAACCAggagaggacggagagggagagaaaccagatCAAGGCCAGCAGAATGGAGCAGAAAGCAACG GAGTGGATATCCTGACCAAGGAGATGGACGAGTTTGAGCTGAAGAAAACTGAGGCGCGGGCGGTGACCGGCGTGCTGGCGTCGCACCCAAACAGCACGGACGTCCACGTCGCCAGCTTGTCGCTCACCTTCCACGGGCAGGAGCTGCTGCAGGACACCAGCCTGGAGCTCAACTCGGGCCGTCGCTATGGCCTCATTGGCCTCAACGGCACTG GTAAATCCATGTTGCTGTCAGCCATTGGCCACCGCGAGATACCTATCCCAGAGCACATTGACATTTACCACCTGACCCGTGAGATGGCGCCCAGCGACAAGACGGCCCTGCAGTGTGTCATGGAGGTGGACGAGGAGAGGATCCATCTGGAGAAGGAGGCAGAGCGCCTGGCCTCCGAGGACT CTGAGTGTGAGAAGCTGATGGAGCTGTACGAGCGTCTGGAGGAGCTGGACGCAGACAAGGCCGAGGTACGGGCCTCCCAGATCCTCCACGGCCTGGGCTTTACCGCCGCCATGCAGCAGAAGAAGCTTAAGGACTTCAGCGGAGGCTGGAGGATGCGTGTCGCTCTGGCCAG AGCTCTGTTCTTGAAGCCCTTCATGTTGCTGCTGGATGAGCCCACCAACCATCTGGACCTGGATGCCTGTGTGTGGCTGGAGGAGGAGCTTAGCCA ATTTAAACGTATTTTGGTCCTGATTTCCCATTCGCAAGACTTCCTTAACGGCGTGTGCACCAACATCATGCACTTACACGAGCGCAAGCTGAAATACTACACG GGCAACTACGACCAGtacataaagaccagggaggagcTGGAAGAGAACCAGATGAAGAGATTCAACTGGGAGCAGGACCAGATCAAACACATGAAG AACTACATAGCCCGGTTTGGGCACGGCTCAGCCAAGCTTGCTCGCCAAGCCCAGAGTAAAGAGAAAACCCTGCAGAAGATGGTGGCCTCTGGCCTGACTGAGAGTGTTTCTAATGACAAA ACCCTGTCATTTTGTTTTCCTCCCTGTGGGAAGATTCCCCCTCCGGTCATCATGGTACAGAATGTCAGCTTCAAGTACTCTGATGACCAG CCCCATATATACAAGAACCTTGAGTTTGGCATAGACCTCGACACCCGAGTGGCCCTTGTGGGGCCCAACGGGGCCGGGAAGTCCACCCTGCTCAAACTTCTCACTGGAGAG ctcctccctaCTGACGGTATGATTCGCAAGAACTCCCACGTCAAGATTGGCAGATATCACCAG CATCTTACAGAGCAGCTGGAACTCGACCTCTCGCCCCTGGATTACATGATGAAGTGTTACCCAGAGATCAAGgaaagggaggagatgaggaagaTCATTGGCCGCTATGGGCTGACAGGCAAACAGCAG GTGAACCCCATCAGAAACCTATCTGATGGGCAGAAGTGCCGGGTGTGCtttgcctggctggctggtcagaATGCCCACATGCTCTTCCTGGATGAGCCCACCAATCACTTGGACATCGAGACCATTGACGCCCTGGCCGACGCCATCAACGAGTACGAGGGCGGCATGATGTTGGTTAGCCACGACTTCAGGCTCATCCAGCAG GTGGCCCAGGAGATCTGGGTTTGTGAAAAGCAGACCATCACCAAATGGAACCGGGACATCTTGGCTTACAAACACCATCTGAAAAAGAAGATTGACAAAAATTCGCATGGcgtataa